A stretch of the Bacteroidota bacterium genome encodes the following:
- a CDS encoding hemerythrin domain-containing protein has product MIDLKQLSKSDPVKRNVDKGLEQVEHTPMDPPSAYEQPGKMKVDFENMDKPLQTFVEEHKIAAQQVEAFERALVQFKTSDYKVDQKINEIFATFFRYFDSELLPHNDKEEKALFPLLNKRLIEAGEHSTGETKLTAIDVMEDDHVKFIQLGALSFNFFGLATRIKDEGSKMFILDTAYETARELIELLKLHIYREDYTLFPLAQKYLSKDEFDAIEKEMHSH; this is encoded by the coding sequence ATGATTGATTTGAAACAACTTTCCAAAAGTGATCCTGTAAAAAGGAACGTGGACAAAGGACTTGAACAGGTAGAACATACACCTATGGATCCGCCTTCGGCATATGAACAGCCGGGAAAAATGAAAGTCGATTTTGAAAACATGGATAAGCCGCTTCAAACATTTGTTGAAGAACATAAAATAGCGGCGCAGCAGGTTGAAGCATTTGAAAGAGCGCTTGTGCAGTTTAAAACAAGCGACTATAAAGTGGATCAAAAGATAAATGAAATATTCGCAACTTTCTTTAGGTATTTTGATTCCGAACTCCTTCCGCATAACGACAAAGAAGAGAAGGCACTATTTCCACTCCTCAACAAAAGATTGATTGAAGCGGGAGAGCATAGTACAGGCGAAACTAAATTAACGGCCATTGATGTAATGGAAGACGACCATGTGAAATTTATTCAGTTGGGTGCTTTGTCTTTTAATTTTTTCGGACTCGCGACCAGGATTAAAGATGAAGGATCAAAAATGTTCATTCTTGACACAGCCTACGAAACGGCCCGTGAATTGATCGAACTTCTTAAACTTCATATATACCGGGAGGATTACACATTGTTTCCACTGGCTCAAAAATACCTGAGCAAGGATGAATTTGATGCCATTGAAAAAGAAATGCACAGCCACTAA
- a CDS encoding thioredoxin family protein, producing the protein MIKATVIMNEIHLLSGAGVTRSYNEYKAMVVRCSETGRTTGREALPERIEATKINVQRMKRIDKQIKINDVLRFALENINNKWTWILIAESWCGDGAQNIPLIAMMAKHSVNIELKIILRDENPDIIDAYLTNGSRAIPKLICINAETGEEIGTWGPRPLAIQNLVKAYKIRNPDVSHDEFVKNLHLWYAKDGGESLQKDFEQLIPEWNTH; encoded by the coding sequence TTGATAAAAGCAACTGTTATTATGAATGAGATCCATTTACTTTCGGGAGCCGGGGTAACCCGCTCATATAATGAATATAAAGCCATGGTAGTCCGCTGCTCGGAAACGGGGAGGACAACAGGAAGAGAGGCGCTGCCTGAGCGCATTGAGGCCACCAAAATTAATGTGCAACGGATGAAGCGCATTGACAAGCAAATTAAAATCAATGACGTGTTAAGGTTCGCACTCGAAAATATTAATAATAAGTGGACGTGGATTTTAATTGCGGAATCGTGGTGTGGCGACGGGGCTCAAAACATTCCGCTTATTGCAATGATGGCCAAACACTCAGTCAATATTGAATTAAAAATAATATTGAGAGATGAAAATCCGGATATTATAGATGCATATTTGACAAACGGCTCAAGAGCCATTCCCAAGCTTATTTGCATTAATGCAGAAACAGGTGAAGAAATCGGGACATGGGGACCTCGGCCTTTAGCAATTCAGAACCTGGTAAAAGCATATAAAATTCGGAACCCTGACGTATCCCATGATGAATTTGTAAAAAACTTACATCTTTGGTATGCAAAAGACGGAGGAGAATCACTTCAAAAAGATTTTGAGCAGCTTATCCCTGAATGGAACACCCATTAA
- the moaA gene encoding GTP 3',8-cyclase MoaA — protein MSKDQIILTDQFGRVHDYLRISLTERCNLRCFYCMPEEGIPLRPRSEFMSKDEIVSITNTFVGLGVKKIRLTGGEPLVRSDANEIIHELSKLPVELAITTNGILVDKFIATFKSNRMNSINVSLDSLQEEKLNKITRRNYFKSIFSNIQTLIKENFHVKLNAVIMRGVNDDEIIDFIEFTKDNNVHFRFIEFMPFDGNKWNWSKGLSYKEMMGIINGGYKTKVSKIEDKKNDTAKNYQINGYKGTFAVISSVTNPFCDNCNRIRLTADGKLKNCLFSGFETDLLTPLREGIDIRPLIAESIWKKKAKRAGMNTINQFSASAIYNNNRSMVAIGG, from the coding sequence ATGAGCAAAGATCAAATTATACTCACTGATCAGTTCGGAAGAGTTCATGATTACCTCCGGATATCACTCACCGAACGATGTAATCTGCGGTGCTTTTATTGTATGCCGGAAGAAGGAATCCCGCTTCGCCCCCGTTCAGAATTCATGAGCAAAGATGAGATAGTGAGTATCACGAATACTTTCGTTGGTTTGGGTGTAAAAAAAATACGGCTTACCGGAGGTGAACCGCTTGTAAGAAGTGACGCGAATGAAATTATCCATGAATTATCAAAGCTTCCGGTAGAACTTGCTATCACAACAAATGGCATCCTTGTGGATAAATTTATTGCTACATTCAAATCGAATCGGATGAACTCTATTAATGTTAGCCTTGATTCATTACAGGAAGAGAAATTAAATAAAATTACGCGGCGAAATTATTTTAAAAGTATCTTTTCAAATATTCAAACATTAATAAAGGAAAATTTCCATGTGAAACTCAATGCGGTAATTATGAGAGGAGTGAATGATGATGAAATTATTGATTTCATTGAATTTACAAAGGATAACAATGTGCATTTCCGGTTTATTGAATTTATGCCTTTTGATGGTAATAAGTGGAACTGGAGCAAAGGGCTTTCGTATAAGGAAATGATGGGGATTATAAATGGCGGGTATAAAACAAAAGTGTCAAAAATTGAGGATAAGAAGAACGATACGGCAAAAAATTATCAAATAAATGGCTACAAAGGAACGTTCGCTGTAATTTCATCCGTTACCAACCCATTTTGTGATAACTGTAATAGAATACGGCTTACAGCCGATGGGAAATTAAAAAATTGCTTATTTTCGGGTTTCGAAACGGATTTGCTTACTCCACTTCGTGAGGGTATTGATATACGGCCATTAATAGCAGAATCGATTTGGAAAAAAAAGGCAAAACGGGCCGGAATGAATACCATTAATCAATTCTCAGCTTCTGCTATATATAACAATAACCGGTCAATGGTTGCGATAGGGGGGTAA
- the ric gene encoding iron-sulfur cluster repair di-iron protein: METMDILDVTVIEPRLKHPTIFQKFDVLEKGDSFVIHNDHDPKPLYYQLLAERGNIFTWQYLEEGPEWWKVQIGKLKEGEKEATIGDIVSKDFRKAEVFKKFGLDFCCGGKKTLAKACREKGIDVVQVEKELKAVEEKTASPSQDFNTWDLGFLADYIVNTHHKYVLQAMPVIFEYTQKVAKVHGERHPEAIEIANLFLKVVDELNRHMMKEENVLFPYIKILTSTKKDLKNLEPSPFGTIENPVRMMEMEHEQVGDLVESINKLSNGYTPPTDACTTFRLSYAKLKEFEDDLHQHIHLENNILFPKAIALEKNLSE, encoded by the coding sequence ATGGAAACAATGGATATTCTTGATGTCACGGTTATAGAGCCACGGTTAAAGCACCCCACTATCTTTCAGAAATTTGATGTGCTTGAAAAAGGAGATTCATTTGTGATTCACAATGATCATGATCCCAAGCCCCTGTACTATCAGTTGCTCGCTGAGAGAGGAAATATATTTACATGGCAATATCTGGAAGAAGGACCTGAGTGGTGGAAAGTTCAAATAGGGAAATTAAAAGAAGGAGAAAAGGAAGCCACAATCGGAGATATAGTTTCTAAAGATTTCAGAAAGGCGGAGGTATTTAAAAAATTCGGATTGGATTTTTGTTGCGGAGGGAAAAAGACACTCGCAAAAGCATGCAGGGAAAAAGGGATTGATGTGGTGCAGGTAGAAAAGGAACTTAAAGCGGTTGAAGAAAAGACGGCTTCACCTTCGCAGGACTTTAATACCTGGGATCTCGGGTTTCTGGCGGATTATATTGTGAACACACACCATAAATATGTGCTGCAGGCAATGCCGGTGATTTTTGAATATACCCAGAAGGTAGCCAAAGTTCATGGAGAACGGCATCCGGAGGCAATAGAAATTGCAAACCTCTTTTTAAAAGTAGTGGATGAATTAAACCGGCACATGATGAAAGAAGAAAATGTATTGTTCCCCTATATTAAAATACTAACATCAACAAAAAAAGATCTGAAAAATCTTGAACCATCTCCGTTCGGTACCATAGAAAATCCTGTGAGGATGATGGAAATGGAGCATGAGCAAGTCGGGGATTTGGTGGAAAGTATAAATAAGTTGTCTAACGGTTATACTCCTCCAACTGATGCCTGCACTACATTTCGGCTATCGTATGCAAAGCTGAAAGAATTTGAAGATGATTTACACCAGCATATTCATTTGGAAAACAACATCCTATTCCCAAAGGCAATTGCTTTGGAAAAAAATTTGTCGGAGTAG
- a CDS encoding Crp/Fnr family transcriptional regulator, giving the protein MLYEYCSEEWYPIININQVLYSIKEGDKIFSQGEKVNGIYFINDGYVKVVSLYDKNKERILRLAGKGKLLGHRGFATSQYPISAIALTNTTVTFIPNNIFRILIKSNPPLSIYLIDFLAGELRESEERMKSLMYSDIKKRIAKILIKLIESFGYDKQTPRKLAYTLSRKDFANMAGTTYETVIRTLAHFQKKKYIKLEGKAILIVNAKELIAISEL; this is encoded by the coding sequence ATGTTATACGAGTATTGTTCGGAGGAATGGTATCCGATTATAAACATTAACCAGGTGCTTTATTCCATAAAAGAAGGGGATAAGATATTTTCTCAAGGCGAGAAGGTTAATGGTATCTATTTCATAAATGACGGATATGTTAAAGTAGTTTCACTATATGATAAAAATAAAGAACGGATATTAAGACTTGCCGGGAAAGGCAAATTATTGGGGCATAGGGGATTTGCAACTTCTCAATATCCTATATCAGCTATAGCTCTTACGAATACAACGGTTACATTTATTCCAAATAATATTTTCAGAATCCTGATTAAATCCAATCCGCCATTAAGTATTTATTTAATTGATTTTCTCGCAGGTGAACTTAGGGAATCTGAAGAAAGAATGAAAAGCCTGATGTATTCCGACATTAAAAAGCGTATTGCAAAAATACTGATCAAGCTTATTGAATCATTTGGATATGACAAACAGACTCCCCGAAAATTAGCCTATACCTTATCCAGAAAAGATTTTGCGAATATGGCAGGAACAACGTATGAAACGGTGATCCGGACTTTGGCGCATTTTCAAAAGAAAAAATATATTAAACTCGAGGGGAAAGCTATTCTCATTGTTAATGCCAAAGAGCTGATAGCTATCAGCGAATTATAA